In one Streptomyces sp. NBC_00597 genomic region, the following are encoded:
- a CDS encoding IS481 family transposase, with the protein MPHRNAPLTETGRLRLARCVVEDGWPYRRAAERFQVSPTTAQRWADRYRAHGEAGMGDRSSRPRHSPRRTPSRTERRIIKIRLLRRWGPARIAHLLGLVPSTVHRVLTRYHLARLSHLDRATGRVIRRYERDKPGELVHVDIKKLGNIPDGGGHKALGRPAGRKKKSGAGYSYIHTAVDDHSRLAYSEILADEKKETATAFWTRAQAYFTACGITVERVLTDNGSCYKSHAWRDLLAAAGITHKRTRPYRPQTNGKVERLNRTLLDEWAYARPYQSEAERRAAFPQWLHTYNHHRGHTALAGKPPASRVPNLTGQYT; encoded by the coding sequence ATGCCCCACCGTAATGCACCTCTGACCGAGACCGGACGGCTGCGTCTGGCCCGCTGCGTGGTCGAGGACGGCTGGCCGTATCGGCGTGCCGCCGAGCGTTTCCAAGTCTCACCGACGACCGCCCAGCGGTGGGCCGACCGCTACCGCGCGCACGGTGAAGCCGGCATGGGTGACCGGTCCTCGCGCCCGCGCCACAGCCCGCGCCGGACACCGTCCCGCACCGAACGCCGGATCATCAAGATCCGCCTCCTTCGCAGGTGGGGACCGGCCCGCATCGCACATCTCCTGGGACTGGTGCCCTCGACCGTCCACCGCGTCCTGACCCGCTACCACCTGGCCCGCCTGTCCCACCTGGACCGGGCCACCGGCCGCGTCATACGCCGCTACGAACGCGACAAGCCCGGTGAACTGGTCCACGTCGACATCAAGAAGCTCGGCAACATCCCCGACGGCGGCGGCCACAAGGCCCTCGGCCGCCCGGCGGGCCGCAAAAAGAAGTCCGGCGCCGGCTACAGCTACATCCACACTGCCGTCGACGACCACTCCCGCCTCGCCTACAGCGAGATCCTGGCCGACGAGAAGAAGGAAACCGCCACCGCCTTCTGGACCCGGGCCCAGGCCTACTTCACCGCCTGCGGGATCACCGTCGAACGCGTCCTGACCGACAACGGCTCCTGCTACAAGTCCCACGCCTGGCGCGACCTGCTGGCGGCGGCCGGGATCACCCACAAGCGAACCCGGCCCTACCGCCCGCAGACCAACGGCAAGGTCGAACGCCTCAACCGCACCCTCCTGGACGAGTGGGCCTACGCACGCCCCTACCAGTCAGAAGCCGAACGCCGGGCAGCGTTCCCGCAGTGGCTGCACACCTACAATCACCACCGCGGACACACCGCGCTCGCAGGCAAACCACCCGCCAGCCGCGTCCCCAACCTCACAGGGCAATACACCTAG
- a CDS encoding 1-hydroxy-2-methyl-2-butenyl 4-diphosphate reductase: protein MTDDRAAGPEPPAPLLVACALRIEQAALRSGGGRGAGRPEPGYSVLRTGMGPRAAERAVGRTLAEPGLRRAPVLATGFCAGLVPGMSPGDLVVAEETRDPRGTVVCDGTALLAEALARAAPGRTVHTGALTGSDHVVRGQERSQLRATGAIAVDMESAATLWTAARAAESGWNRPVAAVRVIVDAPEHELVRIGTFRGGISAFRVLRAVLPAFHDWHRSLLLPRR from the coding sequence ATGACCGACGACCGGGCCGCCGGGCCCGAACCGCCCGCCCCGCTGCTGGTCGCCTGCGCCCTGCGCATCGAGCAGGCGGCCCTGCGCAGCGGCGGCGGCCGGGGCGCGGGGCGCCCGGAGCCGGGCTACAGCGTCCTGCGCACCGGCATGGGCCCGCGCGCCGCCGAACGCGCTGTCGGCCGGACGCTCGCCGAGCCGGGGCTGCGCCGCGCCCCCGTCCTCGCCACCGGGTTCTGCGCCGGGCTGGTCCCCGGCATGAGCCCCGGCGACCTCGTCGTCGCCGAGGAGACCCGAGATCCGCGGGGCACCGTCGTGTGCGACGGCACCGCCCTGCTCGCCGAGGCACTGGCCCGGGCCGCTCCGGGCCGGACCGTGCACACCGGCGCACTGACCGGATCCGACCACGTCGTCCGCGGCCAGGAGCGCTCCCAGCTGCGCGCCACCGGCGCCATCGCGGTCGACATGGAGTCCGCGGCCACCTTGTGGACCGCCGCCCGGGCCGCCGAAAGTGGCTGGAACCGTCCGGTTGCGGCCGTCCGGGTGATCGTGGACGCTCCGGAGCATGAGCTCGTCCGCATCGGCACGTTCCGCGGTGGAATATCGGCCTTCCGCGTACTGCGTGCCGTACTGCCCGCGTTTCATGACTGGCACCGTTCTTTGTTGCTCCCCAGGAGGTGA
- a CDS encoding LysM peptidoglycan-binding domain-containing M23 family metallopeptidase has translation MPAKGKHRRPKSRSVARGFAVAGTGGAALALPLLGAAGAHAAGAPAAAPATAPVQAPQAPAALRAAPAAAVQAAPAVYTVVPGDYLSKIAQDRHLTGGWQQLYADNREAVGADPSLIRPGLKLTLGAKGEAAPVEKPARTPAERSSAKQSSDAAPAPAAAAAAAPAAAPAPAEKNTAAKSAAGTVSAAGFVAPVGSTGISTQYKTPGAMWSSGYHTGVDFIASSGTTVRAVGAGTVVSAGWGGAYGNEVVIRHADGKYSQYGHLSQLSVSVGQSVTAGQTIGLSGSTGNSTGPHLHFEIRTGPSYGSDIDPLAYLRSKGVSI, from the coding sequence ATGCCTGCAAAGGGTAAGCACCGCCGTCCCAAGTCCCGTTCCGTGGCACGCGGTTTCGCCGTCGCGGGCACTGGCGGTGCGGCCCTCGCGCTGCCGCTGCTGGGTGCCGCCGGCGCCCACGCGGCCGGTGCCCCTGCCGCCGCACCCGCCACGGCCCCGGTGCAGGCCCCGCAGGCTCCCGCGGCGCTCCGGGCCGCGCCGGCCGCCGCCGTGCAGGCCGCGCCGGCCGTCTACACCGTCGTGCCGGGCGACTACCTTTCCAAGATCGCCCAGGACCGCCACCTCACGGGCGGCTGGCAGCAGCTGTACGCCGACAACCGCGAGGCCGTCGGCGCCGACCCGTCGCTGATCCGCCCCGGGCTGAAGCTGACCCTCGGTGCGAAGGGCGAGGCGGCTCCGGTCGAGAAGCCCGCCCGGACCCCGGCGGAGCGGTCCTCGGCCAAGCAGTCCTCGGACGCGGCCCCCGCCCCCGCCGCGGCGGCCGCGGCCGCCCCCGCCGCTGCTCCCGCGCCCGCCGAGAAGAACACCGCCGCCAAGTCCGCCGCCGGCACGGTCAGTGCCGCCGGGTTCGTCGCACCCGTCGGCAGCACCGGGATCTCCACCCAGTACAAGACCCCCGGCGCCATGTGGTCCAGCGGCTACCACACCGGTGTCGACTTCATCGCGAGCTCCGGCACCACCGTCCGCGCCGTCGGCGCCGGCACCGTGGTCTCCGCCGGCTGGGGCGGCGCGTACGGCAACGAGGTCGTCATCCGGCACGCGGACGGCAAGTACTCGCAGTACGGCCACCTGTCCCAGCTGTCCGTCTCGGTCGGCCAGAGCGTCACGGCCGGCCAGACGATCGGCCTGTCCGGCTCCACCGGCAACTCCACCGGCCCGCACCTGCACTTCGAGATCCGCACCGGGCCGTCCTACGGCTCGGACATCGACCCGCTGGCCTACCTCCGCTCCAAGGGCGTGAGCATCTGA
- the hpnH gene encoding adenosyl-hopene transferase HpnH yields MAMPLRQSIRVGTYLLEQKLRKREKFPLIVELEPLYACNLACEGCGKIQHPAGVLKQRMPVAQAVGAVLESGAPMVSIAGGEPLMHPQIDEIVRQLVARRKYVFLCTNAMLLRKKIEKFTPSPYFAFAVHIDGLRERHDESVAKEGVFDEAVAAIKEAKRRGFRVTTNSTFFNTDTPQTIIEVLNYLNDDLKVDEMMISPAYAYEKAPDQEHFLGVEQTRELFKKAFAGGNRRRWRLNHSPLFLDFLEGKVDFPCTAWAIPNYSLFGWQRPCYLMSDGYVPTYRELIEDTDWSKYGRGKDPRCANCMAHCGYEPTAVLATMGSLKESLRAARETIGGNRDASA; encoded by the coding sequence ATGGCCATGCCACTGCGACAGTCCATCAGGGTCGGGACGTATCTTCTCGAACAGAAGCTCCGCAAGCGTGAGAAGTTCCCGCTGATCGTCGAGCTGGAACCGCTCTACGCCTGCAATCTGGCCTGTGAGGGGTGCGGGAAGATCCAGCACCCGGCAGGCGTGCTCAAGCAGCGCATGCCGGTCGCCCAGGCCGTCGGCGCCGTCCTGGAATCCGGCGCGCCGATGGTGTCCATCGCGGGCGGCGAGCCGCTGATGCACCCGCAGATCGACGAGATCGTCCGGCAGTTGGTGGCCCGGCGGAAGTACGTGTTCCTCTGCACGAACGCGATGCTGCTGCGCAAGAAGATCGAGAAGTTCACCCCGTCGCCGTACTTCGCCTTCGCCGTGCACATCGACGGGCTGCGCGAACGCCACGACGAGTCGGTCGCCAAGGAAGGCGTCTTCGACGAGGCGGTGGCCGCCATCAAGGAGGCGAAGAGGCGCGGTTTCCGGGTCACCACCAACTCCACCTTCTTCAACACCGACACCCCGCAGACGATCATCGAGGTGCTCAACTACCTCAACGACGACCTCAAGGTCGACGAAATGATGATCTCGCCCGCCTACGCCTACGAAAAGGCACCCGACCAGGAGCACTTCCTCGGAGTCGAGCAGACCAGGGAACTCTTCAAGAAGGCCTTCGCGGGCGGAAACCGGCGTCGCTGGCGGCTCAACCACTCGCCGCTCTTCCTCGATTTCCTGGAAGGCAAGGTGGATTTCCCCTGCACCGCCTGGGCCATTCCGAATTACTCCCTCTTCGGCTGGCAGCGCCCCTGCTATCTGATGAGCGACGGCTACGTACCGACGTACCGGGAGCTGATCGAGGACACCGACTGGAGCAAGTACGGCCGCGGAAAGGACCCGCGCTGCGCGAACTGCATGGCGCACTGCGGCTACGAGCCGACCGCCGTCCTCGCCACCATGGGCTCCCTCAAGGAATCCCTGCGCGCGGCCCGGGAGACCATCGGCGGCAACCGGGACGCGTCGGCATGA
- the shc gene encoding squalene--hopene cyclase, with the protein MTATTDGAGTPGTGPDDHMPDPGVWGAVRFHPDEPAGTAQPRGSAGTAGSPPDTARGAQEAAARATRHLLARQDAAGWWKGDLETNVTMDAEDLLLRQFLGIGDEATTQAAALFIRGEQAADGTWATFHGGPPELSATIEAYVALRLAGDAPDAPHMARASAWIRAHGGIAAARVFTRIWLALFGWWSWDHLPELPPELVFLPPWVPLNIYDFGCWARQTIVPLTVVSAKRPVRPAPFALDELHTDARRPYPAVRPAPLASWEGVFRRMDKALHVYRRFAPRRLRKAAMDTAARWIIERQENDGCWGGIQPPAVYSVIALHLLGYDLQHPVMRAGLESLDRFAVWREDGARMIEACQSPVWDTCLAAIALADAGLPPDHPALVKAADWMLGEEIVRTGDWAVRRPGLAPGGWAFEFHNDTYPDIDDTAEVVLALRRIRHPEPAKVEAAIARGVSWNLGMQSGNGAWGAFDADNTSPFPNRLPFCDFGEVIDPPSADVTAHVVEMLAVEGKAADPRTRRGIAWLLAEQEPTGAWFGRWGTNYVYGTGSVVPALTAAGFAPAHPAIRRAVRWLESVQNEDGGWGEDQRSYKDPAWAGKGASTPSQTAWALMALLSAGERYGEAVERGIAYLVETQREDGTWDEPYFTGTGFPWDFSINYHLYRQVFPLTALGRYLYGEPFAAGEPR; encoded by the coding sequence ATGACAGCGACGACCGACGGCGCCGGTACCCCCGGCACCGGTCCGGATGACCACATGCCCGACCCGGGCGTATGGGGTGCCGTCCGGTTCCACCCGGACGAGCCCGCCGGTACGGCGCAGCCGCGCGGGTCGGCCGGGACGGCCGGGAGCCCGCCGGACACCGCACGGGGGGCGCAGGAGGCCGCCGCGCGGGCGACCCGGCACCTGCTGGCGCGCCAGGACGCGGCCGGGTGGTGGAAGGGCGACCTGGAGACCAACGTCACCATGGACGCCGAGGACCTGCTGCTGCGCCAGTTCCTCGGGATCGGTGACGAGGCCACCACGCAGGCCGCCGCCCTGTTCATCCGCGGCGAGCAGGCCGCGGACGGCACCTGGGCCACCTTCCACGGCGGGCCGCCCGAACTCTCCGCCACCATCGAGGCGTACGTCGCCCTGCGGCTCGCCGGGGACGCACCCGACGCCCCGCACATGGCCCGCGCCTCGGCCTGGATCCGGGCCCACGGCGGGATCGCCGCCGCCCGCGTCTTCACCCGGATCTGGCTGGCCCTCTTCGGCTGGTGGAGCTGGGACCACCTGCCCGAACTCCCGCCCGAGCTGGTGTTCTTGCCGCCGTGGGTGCCGCTGAACATCTACGACTTCGGCTGCTGGGCCCGCCAGACCATCGTCCCGCTGACCGTGGTCTCCGCAAAGCGCCCCGTCCGCCCGGCCCCGTTCGCCCTCGACGAGCTGCACACCGACGCACGGCGCCCGTACCCCGCCGTCCGCCCGGCCCCGCTGGCCAGTTGGGAAGGCGTCTTCCGGCGGATGGACAAGGCCCTGCACGTCTACCGCCGGTTCGCACCGCGCCGGCTGCGCAAGGCCGCGATGGACACCGCCGCCCGCTGGATCATCGAGCGCCAGGAGAACGACGGTTGCTGGGGCGGGATCCAGCCCCCCGCCGTGTACTCCGTCATCGCCCTGCACCTGCTCGGGTACGACCTGCAGCACCCGGTGATGCGGGCCGGCCTGGAGTCCCTGGACCGCTTCGCGGTGTGGCGCGAGGACGGCGCCCGGATGATCGAGGCCTGCCAGTCCCCGGTCTGGGACACCTGCCTCGCCGCCATCGCCCTGGCCGACGCGGGCCTGCCGCCCGACCACCCGGCCCTGGTGAAGGCCGCCGACTGGATGCTCGGCGAGGAGATCGTCCGCACCGGCGACTGGGCGGTGCGCCGGCCCGGACTCGCCCCCGGCGGCTGGGCGTTCGAGTTCCACAACGACACCTACCCCGACATCGACGACACCGCCGAAGTGGTCCTCGCCCTGCGCCGGATCCGGCACCCGGAGCCGGCCAAGGTCGAGGCGGCCATCGCCCGCGGGGTCTCCTGGAACCTCGGCATGCAGTCCGGGAACGGCGCCTGGGGCGCCTTCGACGCCGACAACACCAGCCCGTTCCCGAACAGGCTGCCGTTCTGCGACTTCGGCGAGGTCATCGACCCGCCGTCGGCCGACGTCACCGCCCACGTGGTGGAGATGCTCGCGGTCGAGGGAAAGGCGGCCGACCCGCGGACCCGCCGCGGCATCGCCTGGCTGCTCGCCGAACAGGAGCCCACCGGCGCCTGGTTCGGCCGTTGGGGCACCAACTACGTGTACGGCACCGGGTCGGTGGTCCCGGCCCTGACCGCCGCGGGCTTCGCCCCGGCGCATCCCGCGATCCGGCGGGCCGTGCGCTGGCTGGAATCCGTACAGAACGAGGACGGGGGGTGGGGCGAGGACCAGCGCTCCTACAAGGACCCGGCGTGGGCGGGAAAGGGGGCCTCGACCCCCTCCCAGACCGCCTGGGCGCTGATGGCGCTGCTCTCGGCGGGGGAGCGCTACGGCGAGGCCGTCGAGCGCGGCATCGCGTACCTGGTGGAGACCCAGCGCGAGGACGGCACCTGGGACGAGCCGTACTTCACCGGCACCGGCTTTCCCTGGGACTTCTCCATCAACTACCACCTGTACCGGCAGGTGTTCCCGCTCACCGCGCTCGGCCGCTACCTGTACGGGGAACCCTTCGCGGCGGGGGAGCCCCGATGA
- a CDS encoding aspartate aminotransferase family protein, whose protein sequence is MTSASGGGGGADRGSGFDLGALLAERGAERYELHARHLNHQLPRMLHTIGFDKVYVRAEGAHFWDAEGNDYLDMLAGFGVMGLGRHHPVVRRALHDVLDAQLADLTRFDCQPLPGLLAEKLLSYSPHLDRVFFGNSGTEAVETALKFARYATGRPRILYCDHAFHGLTTGSLSVNGEGGFRDGFAPLLPDTKVALGDLAGLERELRRGDVAAFVVEPIQGKGVLAAPPGFLRAAQELLHRHKALLIADEVQTGLGRTGDFYAYQHEPGVEPDLVCVAKALSGGYVPVGATLGKDWIFKKVYSSMDRVLVHSASFGSNAQAMAAGLAVLSVMEDESVVANARATGDLLRGRLAALVDEYELLHEVRGRGLMIGIEFGRPSSLGLRSRWTVLQAARKGLFAQMVVVPLLQKHRILTQVSGDHLEVIKLIPPLIVDEADVDRFVTAFREVMDEAHGGGSLMWDFGRTLVKQAVGGG, encoded by the coding sequence ATGACGTCCGCGTCGGGAGGGGGCGGGGGAGCCGACCGGGGCAGCGGGTTCGACCTAGGCGCCCTGCTGGCCGAGCGCGGCGCGGAGCGGTACGAGCTGCACGCGCGGCACCTCAACCACCAGCTGCCCCGGATGCTGCACACGATCGGCTTCGACAAGGTCTACGTACGGGCCGAAGGCGCGCACTTCTGGGACGCCGAGGGCAACGACTACCTGGACATGCTGGCCGGTTTCGGCGTGATGGGCCTGGGGCGGCACCACCCGGTGGTCCGGCGTGCCCTGCACGACGTCCTGGACGCGCAGCTCGCCGATCTGACCCGCTTCGACTGCCAGCCGCTGCCCGGGCTGCTCGCGGAGAAACTGCTCTCGTACAGCCCGCACCTGGACCGGGTCTTCTTCGGCAACAGCGGCACCGAGGCCGTGGAGACCGCCCTGAAGTTCGCCCGGTACGCCACCGGGCGGCCCAGGATCCTCTACTGCGACCACGCCTTCCACGGCCTGACCACGGGCTCCCTGTCCGTGAACGGGGAGGGCGGCTTCCGGGACGGCTTCGCGCCGCTGCTGCCCGATACGAAGGTCGCCCTCGGGGACCTGGCCGGCCTGGAGCGGGAACTGCGGCGGGGCGACGTCGCGGCGTTCGTCGTCGAGCCGATCCAGGGCAAGGGCGTGCTGGCGGCCCCGCCCGGCTTCCTGCGCGCGGCGCAGGAGCTGCTGCACCGGCACAAGGCGCTACTGATCGCGGACGAGGTGCAGACGGGCCTCGGCCGGACCGGCGATTTCTATGCGTACCAGCATGAGCCGGGCGTGGAACCGGACCTGGTCTGCGTGGCCAAGGCGCTGTCGGGCGGCTACGTGCCGGTCGGTGCGACCCTCGGCAAGGACTGGATCTTCAAGAAGGTCTACTCGTCCATGGACCGGGTGCTGGTGCACTCCGCGAGCTTCGGATCCAATGCGCAGGCGATGGCGGCCGGGCTGGCGGTGCTCTCCGTCATGGAGGACGAGTCGGTGGTCGCGAACGCGCGCGCGACGGGCGACTTGCTGCGCGGCCGGCTCGCCGCCCTCGTGGACGAGTACGAACTGCTCCACGAGGTGCGGGGGCGGGGCCTGATGATCGGTATCGAGTTCGGGCGGCCGTCCTCGCTGGGGCTGCGCAGCCGGTGGACCGTGCTCCAGGCGGCCCGCAAGGGGCTTTTCGCGCAGATGGTCGTGGTGCCGCTGCTACAGAAGCACCGGATCTTGACCCAGGTGTCGGGGGACCATCTGGAGGTCATCAAGCTGATCCCGCCGCTGATCGTGGACGAGGCGGACGTCGACCGGTTCGTCACGGCCTTCCGCGAGGTCATGGACGAGGCGCACGGCGGGGGCTCGCTGATGTGGGACTTCGGCAGGACGCTGGTGAAGCAGGCCGTCGGCGGCGGCTGA
- a CDS encoding polyprenyl synthetase family protein — translation MNPGNPAVENTDAGNGAAGGSAEKADTVALLERGRTLSTPVLRAAVDRLAAPMDTVAAYHFGWIDAEGNAADGDGGKAVRPALALLSAEAAGAAAEVGIPGAVAVELVHNFSLLHDDLMDGDEQRRHRDTVWKVHGPALAILVGDALFALANEVLLELGTVEAGRAARRLTTASRKLIDGQAQDISYEHRERVSVEECLEMEGNKTGALLACAVSIGAVLGGADDRTADKLEEYGYHLGLAFQAVDDLLGIWGDPESTGKQTWSDLRQRKKSLPVVAALAAGGPACEELAQLLAADAKSNDFENFSEEEFAARAALIEAAGGREWTAEEARRQHAIAIRALDDVDMPQTVREQLVALADFVVVRKR, via the coding sequence GTGAACCCGGGGAATCCGGCTGTCGAGAACACGGACGCCGGCAACGGCGCAGCCGGAGGAAGCGCGGAGAAGGCGGACACGGTCGCCCTCCTGGAGCGCGGCCGCACGCTGTCGACCCCCGTGCTCCGCGCCGCCGTCGACCGCCTCGCGGCGCCCATGGACACCGTCGCCGCCTACCACTTCGGCTGGATCGACGCCGAGGGCAACGCGGCGGACGGGGACGGGGGCAAGGCCGTGCGCCCCGCCCTCGCGCTGCTCTCCGCCGAGGCCGCGGGAGCCGCGGCCGAGGTCGGCATCCCCGGCGCGGTGGCCGTCGAGCTCGTCCACAACTTCTCGCTGCTGCACGACGACCTGATGGACGGCGACGAGCAGCGCCGCCACCGCGACACCGTGTGGAAGGTGCACGGCCCGGCCCTCGCGATCCTGGTCGGGGACGCGCTCTTCGCCCTCGCCAACGAGGTCCTGCTGGAACTCGGCACCGTCGAGGCGGGCCGCGCCGCACGCCGGCTCACCACCGCCAGCCGCAAGCTCATCGACGGCCAGGCCCAGGACATCTCCTACGAGCACCGCGAGCGCGTCAGCGTCGAGGAGTGCCTGGAGATGGAGGGCAACAAGACCGGCGCCCTGCTCGCCTGCGCGGTCTCCATCGGCGCCGTCCTCGGCGGCGCGGACGACCGTACGGCCGACAAGCTGGAGGAGTACGGCTACCACCTGGGCCTCGCCTTCCAGGCCGTCGACGACCTCCTCGGCATCTGGGGCGACCCGGAGTCCACCGGCAAGCAGACCTGGAGCGACCTGCGCCAGCGCAAGAAGTCCCTGCCGGTCGTCGCCGCCCTCGCGGCGGGCGGCCCCGCCTGCGAGGAGCTCGCGCAGCTGCTCGCCGCCGACGCCAAGAGCAACGATTTCGAGAACTTCTCGGAAGAGGAGTTCGCGGCGCGCGCCGCGCTCATCGAGGCCGCGGGCGGCCGCGAGTGGACCGCCGAGGAGGCACGCCGCCAGCACGCGATCGCCATCCGCGCGCTGGACGACGTGGACATGCCGCAGACGGTGCGCGAACAGCTCGTCGCCCTCGCCGACTTCGTCGTCGTGCGCAAGAGGTGA
- a CDS encoding tyrosine-protein phosphatase, translating to MTQQIPQPPRTEPVPEPELAGVRNFRDVGGLPTTDGRRVKPGKLFRSGHLAHATETDAEFLASLGLHTIFDFRNGADHALEGLDVELPGVRNVNIPLSDPADGKEFWKMVRDGGVGQLRGLLGDGKAAARMANSYRSMVEHRTAEHGRVVHALAEDSVPALMHCAAGKDRAGLSIAVTLLALGVEREAIVADYLESNAPHRRYRVRRGSDAPEARAPEVMELLAPLFDARAEYLTAAFETIDGHWGGVDRYLAEGLGLAPETLDRLRDRLLDR from the coding sequence GTGACCCAGCAGATACCCCAGCCCCCGCGGACCGAGCCCGTACCGGAGCCGGAGCTGGCCGGAGTGCGCAACTTCCGCGATGTGGGCGGCCTGCCGACCACCGACGGACGACGGGTCAAGCCGGGAAAACTATTCCGTAGCGGACATCTGGCGCATGCCACCGAAACCGATGCAGAATTCCTCGCTTCGCTCGGCCTGCACACCATCTTCGACTTCCGCAACGGCGCCGACCACGCCCTGGAAGGGCTCGACGTCGAGCTCCCCGGCGTCCGGAACGTCAACATTCCGCTGTCGGATCCGGCCGACGGCAAGGAATTCTGGAAGATGGTCCGCGACGGTGGCGTCGGGCAGCTCCGCGGACTGCTCGGCGACGGAAAGGCCGCCGCCCGGATGGCCAACTCGTACCGTTCGATGGTCGAGCACCGCACCGCCGAGCACGGCCGGGTCGTCCACGCCCTCGCCGAGGACAGCGTTCCGGCGCTCATGCACTGTGCGGCCGGAAAGGACCGGGCCGGCCTGTCGATCGCCGTCACCCTGCTCGCGCTGGGCGTCGAGCGCGAGGCGATCGTGGCGGACTACCTGGAGTCCAACGCCCCGCACCGCCGCTACCGGGTGCGCCGCGGCAGCGACGCGCCCGAAGCCCGCGCGCCCGAGGTGATGGAGCTGCTCGCGCCGCTCTTCGACGCCCGCGCCGAGTACCTGACGGCGGCGTTCGAGACCATCGACGGCCACTGGGGCGGGGTCGACCGGTACCTCGCCGAAGGCCTCGGGCTCGCGCCCGAGACCCTCGACCGACTCCGGGACCGGCTGCTCGACCGCTAG